The genomic region tatacgtatatatatatatatatattcagaaatgaaatacaaataatatagagaatttttttttttttttcaacaaAAATGGCTCATTATAATTTCTTACTTTTATGTATCTTTTTGAAAATGGAATATGTAcggttatatatattttacagTCATCTGAAGTtactattattttgttttttaaattgtttgTTTTCTTAtcaacttttattttatctttaaagAATTGTTCctgtaattaaaaatacaaaagatatgatataaaaaaaaaattgtttcaGTATATTAAAAGTAATGTAATAAcgaaaaaatttttcttcagaaaaatattaaacatctttttaaatatatatatatttaaaattagttTTAATTATTACCAATCCATTTATGTCAAGAATTGTATCCTTTACTGGTTTTGTACAATCAAGTACATATTTTATTCcttttgtattttttgtTACTTTCTGCTTTTTTCCTTTCACTATTTTCGTTTTTTTgactgttttttttttttgttttttagtAATTTTAGAATCTTTTTTAGCTaccatttttaatttttatattaaaaaaaattataaatttttaaataaaatattttttgtagaaatataagaatataaatatatataaaaatacttcctttttaaataattgtaacttcaaatataaaaagtgtTATAGATATTATTACAGAAAAAActgctttatttttaaattatatattaaaaaatgaaaaaaaaattgtaaatgtgtatttattttttttttttatatatatttcttattttattacttttttttaaaaattttttaaatatttttttattttttatttattctatttacgtttttttttttatttaaaatttttgttctctttttttttttttttttctatacatatataaactttttttttttttttctatgcatataaattttttttttttttttacttaattattcttattgttttaaaaagattcttttcatttttaagaaataatattttgaaatcaacaaaaaaactatatattttaattatttataagttttaattaatgatttatttatttttttttttttaaaaagtaatcCATATCCAATGAAATATATACTGAATTTACATTgtatcatcttttttttttttttatatttacttatATCTAATTGCtggtatttttatttaaaattttttttatagaatattttattatacatttttgttttttatatgaatcattttttttatttattattataatcaaatatatatttgtaaacaaaaaataaaataaaaaaagaaaaaaaagaaaaattcacCTCTTAGATCACTTAACTATATTgtctaaataatttttatatatgtgaTATTAAAAACTGAAAGCAATaagaaatttaaatatttaattgaatatattgttttaaaatatatactatatcatttataaaaaataacttgTATGTATGTAGtctaattaatatataaagaaattagTTCTCTAATTTAATTACATTCGCAATTGTAATagtaaagtaaaaataactCAGAGaattattcttattaaaaaatatcattaatattaaataaatttacttAATCTTAGATAGTTatactgaaaaaaaaaaattatttttgatgtttttcttttatttaaacatctttcaaattttcaaaaaatatatatatatggatatttacatttttcttaaagctaaaaaattaattaattaaaataaaacttattaaaaatgtattaacataaaaacaaaaaaaaaaaaaaaaattataaagcatagtatttaataaaaaagaagaaatgaagataatttctatttattttgtatatttttttttatataaatttataatgaaatattatttgattaaatatttatatttttattgaatttttctttttttatttttcaattaaaatttaatttgtttAATGTTTCCAGGGACTATAAAATATGGTGGAATATTATTTGATGTTATGGAAACTGGGCATAGaatttcaattaaataatcatttttattttcttcattttcttcactttcaatttcttttatattctGCACATGAACAAAAGCAGCTATGTTCATAAGATGAACATAAAGAAAATCTTTAGAATAAGAAACACCTAAAATgcaatttattaaatttttaatattgctATTGTATAAACTAACTGATacattttctattttcttatttttacaatCTGCTGGTAAAGCAGATAAGGGAACGGCTGAGTTGGTATCTAGTTTTACAAAATTAGTTGaactatatttaaaatttaatatatgactctttttatatacattaccattaacatatatatcttttgaaaaataattataaaaccATAAATTTCTACAATACCTTAGTCGATTATTATCAGAAGGGATTACTCCTTCAAATTTAGGCATTCCTATAATTTCaacatttcttattttatcattattaatatttttgtttttattgttatcattattattattatttacattgTTATAGTTGTtgctatttttaattttttcattattattatctgcaacattattattattattattactattatcatTATGATTACTATCATGGTTATTTAAATTGTTATCATCATTATTAAAATCAGTACccttattattgttattatttaatatgcTACCACAATTTACTCCTTCAGAATTATTTGCATCAATTTTGTTGTAATGTTCTTTCAAtgaataatgaagaaaagaATTGTCGATAACAACaacaatattaatattataaatttctattaaattttcaataattttgTGATCTGCTTCTGAAGGaacatttaaaataaatccAGATGAATGTATTATTTCTTGTTCTGTGTTGTTTTTAAAATTGGTTGactgaaaatttaaattattcaacAACATTAAATGTATACAACTACTTAAACATTCATTAATATggtaatataaatttatatcttCATTAATATCTAAataaccaaaaaaaaaatcaagtGAGTATTTCATATTCATATTATCATAAACAAAACAGCTCATAATTCCAGGGCCATTATTTAACTCTATTTTATCACAACTACATTTTGTATCAGTTTCAATAAAAATTGGTTTAAATCCTGACTTTAATGCATAATTGCATAGTAACAAAGAAACAGAGCTTTTTCCTGAATTATTGTTTCCAGTAATTAATATACGAGGaccaactttttttttttttttcgctAACTTTCTATAAGcatcaaaaatatatgataaagATAAATAATCCTTCATTGTAGTATTTTTACTTTCATATTCTTGTAAtgtttttccttttatttgaataatacatCCAGTATAAGTataaattgaaaatttttcattaaatccAAAATAGTAATCTTTATCTAATATTAGTTCTCTACCAAATATTTCTGCTGTACAAGtattcttttcatttttattcaaattggtattagataaaattctaatttttatacattcttctttttcatcaAATTTAGTGGCTTTTTCTAATGTAACAATTCGTAATTCTCGAAAAGCTTTCAAATTGTATATCCTTGTATTGTTTGTAGtagtcattttttttttttttttaatttcattagtTTTTAACTAATTAAAAGTGTaaatcaaatgaaaaaaaattctataataaataaaatcattTGTATATATCAATAAAAATTAGAGCCATTTTAATACAtcatttatacatatttatttatataaaattgtaAACATAagcttttaaaaatatatatattttatttatcctgtaaaaaaaaaaaaaaaataataaaataatataaagcagtatatatataacttaaatttttttttttataaaaacaaaaagattATTCATGCTAAATATATGTTACAATATTATAAGGCATAAagcataaaagaaaaatttgactgctttattttta from Plasmodium relictum strain SGS1 genome assembly, chromosome: 5 harbors:
- a CDS encoding clp1-related protein, putative, translated to MTTTNNTRIYNLKAFRELRIVTLEKATKFDEKEECIKIRILSNTNLNKNEKNTCTAEIFGRELILDKDYYFGFNEKFSIYTYTGCIIQIKGKTLQEYESKNTTMKDYLSLSYIFDAYRKLAKKKKKVGPRILITGNNNSGKSSVSLLLCNYALKSGFKPIFIETDTKCSCDKIELNNGPGIMSCFVYDNMNMKYSLDFFFGYLDINEDINLYYHINECLSSCIHLMLLNNLNFQSTNFKNNTEQEIIHSSGFILNVPSEADHKIIENLIEIYNINIVVVIDNSFLHYSLKEHYNKIDANNSEGVNCGSILNNNNNKGTDFNNDDNNLNNHDSNHNDNSNNNNNNVADNNNEKIKNSNNYNNVNNNNNDNNKNKNINNDKIRNVEIIGMPKFEGVIPSDNNRLRYCRNLWFYNYFSKDIYVNGNVYKKSHILNFKYSSTNFVKLDTNSAVPLSALPADCKNKKIENVSVSLYNSNIKNLINCILGVSYSKDFLYVHLMNIAAFVHVQNIKEIESEENEENKNDYLIEILCPVSITSNNIPPYFIVPGNIKQIKF
- a CDS encoding 60S ribosomal protein L22, putative; translation: MVAKKDSKITKKQKKKTVKKTKIVKGKKQKVTKNTKGIKYVLDCTKPVKDTILDINGLEQFFKDKIKVDKKTNNLKNKIIVTSDDCKIYITVHIPFSKRYIKYLAKKYLKMHQIRDFLRVIAKGKLAYEFKYFQLNN